In one Vibrio rarus genomic region, the following are encoded:
- the hipB gene encoding type II toxin-antitoxin system antitoxin HipB yields the protein MIYSPKQLADMMLLIRQKNGWTQSELAKTVGIKQATISNFENNPNKTTLSTFFKLAQAMDLTLSIQERSQVAPLNENDDNW from the coding sequence ATGATATATAGCCCAAAACAATTAGCAGATATGATGCTACTGATACGCCAGAAGAATGGATGGACACAATCAGAACTAGCAAAAACAGTGGGTATCAAGCAAGCGACGATCTCGAACTTCGAAAACAACCCTAACAAAACAACTCTTTCTACCTTCTTTAAACTTGCCCAGGCAATGGATCTCACATTGAGTATCCAAGAAAGATCACAGGTAGCTCCGTTAAATGAAAATGATGATAATTGGTAA
- a CDS encoding Fic family protein, producing MTIPEKPRSRSQRYRLTALGHALK from the coding sequence ATGACTATCCCTGAAAAACCACGTAGCCGTTCGCAGAGATACCGTTTAACCGCACTTGGTCATGCTCTTAAGTAG
- a CDS encoding helix-turn-helix domain-containing protein, whose product MYHYKESGLPYVYLANGFTIDKVEDEEFVSIDNLYELHALIGRNIVSQVRPISHQEFKFIRIELNMSQKALGHLLGVDTQTVARWEKGQSVIPRTADVTLRAMFAEFNDDDSQIGLLLNMLSDSEIESTMAELHLEEQDNKWRVA is encoded by the coding sequence ATGTATCACTATAAAGAAAGTGGTCTACCGTATGTTTATTTAGCAAATGGTTTCACTATCGACAAAGTAGAGGATGAAGAGTTTGTTAGTATTGATAACCTTTATGAGCTACATGCTCTTATTGGTCGAAATATTGTATCTCAGGTAAGACCAATATCTCATCAAGAGTTCAAGTTCATTCGTATTGAACTCAATATGTCTCAAAAAGCGCTTGGTCATCTGTTGGGTGTTGACACTCAAACTGTCGCTCGTTGGGAAAAAGGGCAATCTGTCATCCCGAGAACCGCAGACGTTACTCTTCGAGCTATGTTTGCGGAGTTCAATGACGATGACAGCCAAATAGGTCTTCTGCTCAATATGCTTTCGGACTCCGAAATTGAATCAACAATGGCTGAATTGCATCTAGAAGAACAAGATAACAAGTGGCGTGTCGCATAG
- a CDS encoding DUF4258 domain-containing protein — protein MEQRGVTRMQIFQVLSNKHSRITEAPHQTPRGDWKCNLQGMAAGEIVEVVVSLKRHEDDPSAFVVTVIVK, from the coding sequence ATGGAGCAACGTGGCGTGACTCGCATGCAAATATTCCAAGTGCTTAGCAATAAGCACAGTAGAATAACGGAAGCTCCCCATCAAACACCTAGAGGCGATTGGAAATGTAACCTTCAAGGTATGGCTGCTGGTGAAATCGTAGAAGTCGTTGTTTCGCTGAAGAGACACGAAGACGATCCATCTGCATTTGTTGTTACGGTTATAGTTAAGTAA
- a CDS encoding transposase: MWKKRTFGSDGYFVCSVGNASADTVRKYIEDQG; the protein is encoded by the coding sequence ATTTGGAAAAAGAGGACTTTTGGGTCGGACGGTTATTTCGTTTGTTCTGTTGGAAATGCTAGTGCTGACACCGTGAGAAAATACATTGAAGATCAGGGCTAG
- a CDS encoding HipA domain-containing protein — protein sequence MFNRVLTAYYLGNNDFHLRNIGLLLPEKGYAQLAPIYDYVSIAPYPDYIANEASLALPLLASEEGDNGNTSDYTSHCTYTGYDFLTFANNIGIRPKLAKKLIEQLCARADEIKDIYRNSFMPEADIMKVIKWIDSRHNDLNQFEHVDIM from the coding sequence CTGTTTAATCGGGTACTAACAGCGTACTATCTTGGTAACAATGACTTTCATTTGCGGAATATTGGCTTACTTTTGCCCGAGAAAGGCTATGCACAGCTAGCCCCTATTTATGATTATGTATCTATAGCCCCGTACCCAGACTACATTGCCAATGAAGCTTCATTAGCATTGCCGCTATTAGCCAGCGAAGAAGGCGATAATGGGAATACCAGCGACTATACATCGCATTGTACCTATACAGGCTATGATTTCCTCACGTTTGCGAACAATATTGGAATTCGCCCCAAACTAGCTAAAAAGTTGATTGAGCAGCTTTGTGCGCGGGCGGATGAAATTAAAGATATCTACAGAAATAGTTTTATGCCCGAAGCGGATATCATGAAGGTGATTAAATGGATTGATAGTCGTCATAATGACTTAAATCAATTTGAACACGTGGACATTATGTGA
- a CDS encoding SWIM zinc finger family protein: protein MNLGELREWAGIATFERGERLAKYEQVYHCRHHNGRITAQVQGENLYDVSIIGEHIKCTCLAASYQPICKHAVATLLVYWGQYTAAQAPLVQNGLTLPDEREVHRWLASLEKEQLLKMFHAQLEDNSTLFEALQYRCYVETQNESLTARQVTDLIDDALPYDNAWDYDEAGAYFEALDDKYHALDQALAALSDDECYPVAWHGIKRLNTVCIDYVDSTSGDYTPTLALFLQHLLDSLMASSAALTDKLAFIIPIIEAPIDISDSFLKILDNNVPALGMALEQALHSDALFEALPSSTASEICRHYSHKAATQEQWQKAIEWQLKMELDWHDWLNLGKYHLRLEQYAQAQHCLTQAGEAVQNPEHTSLINFACQLATVQGQDKKAWQIRWQQFEKRPSAETLKPLQALMPTKGKLKEQQQSDVIELLLRRTNSRSHSHTDVPLLVETALNYQRIDILLMWARHQAVSAYLGVSVADSLPSKHYDVACTLYHTAITNKVEETNNSAYLEAVKMIARFKIMACVDKTQHELNWSRFVRQLKEHMKRKRNFIRYLEERFTFQ from the coding sequence GTGAATCTTGGAGAACTGCGAGAGTGGGCAGGTATTGCGACCTTTGAGCGTGGTGAGCGACTGGCCAAATATGAACAGGTCTACCACTGTCGTCACCATAATGGGCGCATTACCGCACAGGTACAAGGTGAAAACCTTTACGATGTCTCGATCATCGGCGAGCACATCAAATGTACGTGCCTTGCAGCCTCTTACCAGCCCATCTGTAAGCATGCCGTCGCCACCTTGCTAGTGTACTGGGGGCAATACACCGCAGCGCAGGCACCACTGGTGCAAAACGGTCTGACTCTGCCTGATGAACGCGAGGTGCACCGTTGGCTTGCTTCGCTTGAAAAAGAGCAGTTACTTAAGATGTTCCACGCACAACTTGAGGACAACTCAACACTGTTTGAGGCTCTGCAGTACCGCTGTTACGTTGAAACGCAAAATGAGTCACTCACCGCCAGACAAGTCACGGATTTGATTGATGACGCCTTACCCTATGATAATGCCTGGGACTACGATGAAGCCGGTGCCTATTTTGAGGCCTTAGATGATAAATACCACGCACTTGATCAGGCACTTGCTGCCTTGTCTGATGATGAGTGCTACCCTGTGGCTTGGCATGGGATCAAGCGCCTCAACACCGTTTGTATCGACTACGTTGATTCCACTAGCGGTGACTACACCCCCACCTTAGCGCTATTTTTACAGCACTTGTTAGACTCCCTTATGGCAAGCAGTGCCGCGCTCACCGATAAACTCGCGTTCATCATCCCAATCATTGAAGCACCAATTGATATCAGTGATTCATTCTTAAAGATCTTAGACAATAACGTGCCAGCCCTCGGTATGGCCCTTGAGCAAGCCCTTCATTCGGATGCACTCTTTGAAGCTTTACCATCATCTACGGCGAGCGAAATTTGTCGCCACTACAGCCATAAGGCAGCGACACAAGAACAGTGGCAAAAAGCCATTGAATGGCAGCTCAAAATGGAGCTCGATTGGCACGATTGGCTAAACTTAGGAAAATATCACCTCAGGCTTGAGCAATACGCACAAGCTCAGCACTGCTTAACCCAAGCGGGTGAAGCGGTGCAAAACCCAGAGCATACCTCACTGATTAACTTTGCATGTCAGCTCGCAACGGTACAGGGACAAGATAAAAAAGCTTGGCAGATCCGCTGGCAACAGTTTGAAAAACGCCCTAGCGCAGAAACACTAAAACCGCTACAAGCCCTGATGCCTACCAAAGGAAAGCTCAAGGAGCAGCAACAATCTGATGTAATTGAGTTACTGTTGCGACGCACCAATTCACGCTCTCATTCTCATACAGACGTACCGTTATTGGTGGAAACGGCTCTGAACTACCAGCGGATCGATATCCTATTGATGTGGGCGCGTCACCAAGCCGTGAGTGCTTACTTAGGTGTAAGCGTCGCCGATAGTCTGCCTTCAAAACACTATGATGTCGCCTGTACACTGTATCACACAGCCATTACGAATAAGGTAGAAGAGACAAATAACAGCGCCTACCTTGAAGCGGTAAAAATGATCGCTAGATTTAAAATAATGGCCTGCGTTGATAAAACGCAACATGAACTCAACTGGTCCCGATTTGTCCGGCAGTTAAAAGAGCATATGAAAAGAAAACGAAACTTTATTCGTTATTTGGAGGAGCGCTTTACGTTTCAATAA
- a CDS encoding IS630 family transposase (programmed frameshift), producing the protein MNDLRNTDFKSLARKQKSNQMKMRLLALSHIQDGHSRTQTAKFLKVSRTSVNKWVATFLEQGFEGLKDKPRTGRRSYLSSAQKQQLSIFINENSVKPSGGRLTGMDVRSYIEDHFGKTYHLDSVYVLLKKLGFSWITSRSKHPKQSKQTQEDFKKFQIETIFKIPGHVALNTVDVWFQDEARFGQQNTTTKLWATKGTRPEAIQQKQFEYSYLFGSVCPSRGIGEALVVPCANKEVMQLHLEQVSKATLSGRHALVVMDGAGWHTEELADNLENVSILKIPPYAPELNPIEQVWSWMRQHHLANKTFTGFNDIVDCVSKAWNDFLALPERVTNMCTRQWINLTN; encoded by the exons ATGAATGACTTAAGAAATACTGACTTTAAATCACTTGCCCGTAAACAAAAGTCGAATCAAATGAAGATGCGTTTACTTGCACTTTCTCACATACAAGATGGTCACTCACGAACACAAACTGCCAAGTTTCTTAAAGTGAGCCGAACAAGTGTTAATAAGTGGGTCGCCACTTTTCTTGAGCAAGGATTTGAAGGTCTAAAAGATAAACCTAGAACAGGTCGACGTTCTTATCTTTCATCTGCGCAAAAGCAGCAGTTATCCATATTTATTAATGAAAATTCCGTCAAACCATCAGGTGGTCGCCTGACTGGCATGGATGTCCGTAGTTATATCGAAGATCATTTTGGCAAAACGTATCACCTTGATTCCGTCTATGTACTACTGAAAAAGCTCGGCTTTTCATGGATAACCTCACGCTCAAAGCATCCTAAGCAATCCAAGCAAACCCAAGAAGATTTT AAAAAATTCCAAATCGAAACGATCTTTAAGATCCCCGGCCATGTTGCTTTGAATACTGTCGATGTTTGGTTTCAAGACGAAGCTCGATTTGGTCAACAGAACACAACGACCAAATTATGGGCGACGAAAGGAACAAGGCCAGAAGCCATCCAGCAAAAACAATTTGAATACAGTTACCTATTTGGTTCCGTATGCCCTAGTCGAGGGATTGGTGAAGCTCTCGTTGTTCCGTGTGCCAATAAAGAAGTCATGCAATTGCATCTAGAGCAAGTCTCGAAAGCAACGTTATCTGGCAGGCACGCGTTAGTGGTTATGGATGGTGCAGGGTGGCACACGGAAGAGTTAGCAGACAATTTAGAGAATGTTTCGATTCTCAAAATTCCACCATATGCACCAGAGTTGAACCCTATAGAGCAAGTGTGGAGTTGGATGAGGCAGCATCACTTGGCGAATAAAACATTTACTGGTTTCAATGACATCGTAGATTGCGTAAGTAAGGCATGGAATGACTTCTTAGCCCTACCAGAACGAGTTACAAACATGTGCACAAGACAGTGGATTAATCTGACCAACTAA
- a CDS encoding type II toxin-antitoxin system HipA family toxin, which translates to MNKPLEKVEGLAIYLHGNRVGVIAHYAGGKNILTFDPDFIAISPQARQVFTLRQLFDPDYLSKSQIRTDKIPPVLSNLLPEGALRELTARALQCHINNEFTILAYMGANLPGAIIATPINAGDVPKWALEQRLSTAPQQINVRHTNSKFSLAGVQMKFSSSFRDGRYHIDKEFSGDMWIIKTPSSVHRGVPLNEFSCMKLAEMVGAEIPEVRLIEMKELEGMPSIKLPDEQYAYGIKRFDRSDIGRIHTEDFAQVLGLYPADKYQRVNYEQVGKIVYQYSDQRLKNIQQFARRLLINILLGNGDAHLKNWTLIYSDQRSATLSPLYDVVFTSPYIVGDSLALNLSGTKNWFDISLDDFKLWAEKTGAPWVAIKPHLLDVLERARSYWPDTLETLPMLDEHKIALRKHWSQLTPDFRLI; encoded by the coding sequence ATGAACAAACCACTAGAGAAAGTGGAAGGCCTTGCTATTTATTTACACGGCAATCGTGTGGGTGTCATCGCGCATTATGCGGGTGGGAAAAACATCCTTACCTTCGACCCTGACTTCATAGCGATATCTCCGCAGGCGCGTCAGGTATTTACTCTTAGGCAATTATTTGACCCTGATTATCTGAGTAAATCACAAATTCGAACAGATAAAATCCCCCCAGTGTTATCGAATCTACTCCCAGAAGGGGCATTGAGAGAGCTTACTGCTAGGGCACTTCAGTGTCATATCAATAATGAATTTACGATCTTAGCTTATATGGGGGCGAATTTACCTGGTGCGATTATTGCAACGCCAATAAATGCAGGTGACGTTCCGAAATGGGCATTAGAGCAACGATTATCTACTGCGCCTCAACAGATCAATGTGAGACATACAAATAGTAAGTTTTCTCTTGCTGGGGTACAGATGAAGTTTTCGTCATCATTTAGAGATGGACGTTACCACATTGATAAAGAGTTTTCTGGGGATATGTGGATCATCAAAACACCCTCATCTGTCCACCGTGGCGTTCCGCTGAACGAATTTAGCTGTATGAAACTCGCTGAAATGGTGGGAGCTGAGATACCAGAGGTTCGATTGATTGAAATGAAAGAACTGGAGGGGATGCCGAGTATCAAGTTACCTGATGAGCAATACGCGTATGGGATAAAACGTTTTGATCGGAGTGACATTGGGCGTATCCACACCGAGGATTTTGCTCAGGTACTCGGTTTGTATCCTGCAGATAAATACCAACGCGTCAATTACGAGCAAGTGGGTAAGATAGTGTATCAATACAGCGATCAACGGTTGAAGAACATTCAGCAATTCGCCAGAAGACTTCTCATCAATATATTGTTGGGAAATGGCGATGCGCATTTGAAAAACTGGACGCTGATATACTCTGATCAGAGATCTGCAACTTTATCACCACTTTATGATGTGGTATTTACATCTCCTTATATCGTTGGTGATAGCCTTGCCCTTAACTTATCAGGCACCAAGAATTGGTTTGATATTTCTTTGGATGACTTCAAGTTATGGGCTGAAAAAACGGGTGCTCCTTGGGTTGCGATCAAGCCCCATCTTTTGGATGTTCTTGAGAGAGCTCGAAGCTATTGGCCTGATACGCTCGAAACATTACCCATGCTGGATGAACATAAAATCGCACTTAGAAAGCATTGGTCTCAATTGACCCCAGATTTTAGATTGATTTAA
- a CDS encoding helix-turn-helix domain-containing protein yields the protein MKTIDDIAELLVAQRKTLGIEQKDMYMRIGMKQQQYQRIESGSDVRLSTLLRVLEGLDLELSIVPRSKKVTSTLTESTGNHAKNDELKDDSDDLSFWFNSEDEV from the coding sequence ATGAAGACGATTGATGACATAGCTGAGCTGCTTGTTGCACAACGTAAAACGTTGGGAATTGAACAAAAAGACATGTATATGCGCATCGGTATGAAGCAGCAACAGTATCAGCGCATCGAATCTGGTAGTGACGTTAGATTGTCGACCTTACTGAGGGTTTTAGAAGGACTAGATTTAGAACTTTCGATTGTCCCAAGGAGTAAAAAGGTCACTTCTACCCTTACCGAGTCTACTGGCAACCATGCAAAGAACGATGAGTTAAAAGACGACTCTGATGATCTTAGCTTTTGGTTTAACTCTGAGGACGAGGTATGA
- a CDS encoding ATP-binding protein: protein MTPGLKRIITVNSKPHGHLLSEFDFNGATRVTGSNGAGKTSLLKLIPFFFGADRKSIIGGAERVK, encoded by the coding sequence ATGACCCCAGGCCTTAAAAGAATAATCACAGTCAACAGCAAACCTCATGGGCACCTACTCAGCGAATTCGACTTTAACGGCGCCACACGAGTCACCGGCTCAAATGGTGCGGGAAAAACAAGTCTACTCAAGCTCATTCCGTTCTTCTTTGGAGCCGATAGAAAAAGTATTATTGGGGGAGCCGAGCGGGTGAAGTGA
- a CDS encoding type II toxin-antitoxin system HigB family toxin, with protein sequence MKLLGRDKLEKYIKKHADAKKPLLAWQNAVLHAEWENTHDVKERFSSADFLGQSDNRVIFNIKGNHHRLVVKVRYGKNGMVVVEWVETHAEYSKKKFN encoded by the coding sequence ATGAAGTTACTTGGCAGAGATAAACTAGAGAAGTACATCAAAAAACATGCTGACGCCAAGAAGCCGTTACTTGCATGGCAGAATGCTGTTCTCCATGCGGAATGGGAGAACACCCATGATGTCAAGGAGCGCTTCTCTAGCGCAGATTTTCTGGGCCAGAGCGATAACAGGGTCATCTTTAATATAAAAGGTAATCACCACAGGCTTGTTGTAAAAGTGCGCTATGGTAAAAATGGGATGGTTGTTGTTGAATGGGTTGAAACTCATGCTGAATACAGCAAAAAGAAATTCAATTAA
- a CDS encoding ImmA/IrrE family metallo-endopeptidase gives MSFFKVIKNDSDHQAALSRLMDLMNHDYTEGTTGSDELEVLGVLIEQYESNTFPIELPTPLEAVKFEMDQRELSRKDMQAYFGPASRVSEILNGKRAMSAEMLRKLHHGLGISGEVLLQEQSELNLSQPEIQYAKFPLRQMSDNGYFTDSKHHVSSALKDLKEYAEDLVKPLLDSFGVIPERALLKTAVHGNSAKAMDPNALSAWFAIVHKKSLDERLECKYEKSLLTDDFMKQLASLSTLNNGAPLAKEKLNNIGIHLVIEKHLPKTYLDGAAFMSKNNHPIIALTLRYDREDNFWFTLMHELYHVKLHLNKDEVFYDDTEQHALELDSMEKEADDSARETLIPSSLWREIKPALVSPAHVQYQAKLANRSPSILAGRFRKEDGNYRTFARLIGQGEVRKHFKFT, from the coding sequence ATGAGCTTTTTCAAGGTAATAAAAAATGATTCAGACCATCAAGCGGCATTATCACGTCTAATGGACCTGATGAATCATGACTATACCGAAGGCACAACAGGGTCTGATGAACTTGAAGTATTAGGAGTTCTAATTGAACAATATGAATCAAACACATTTCCAATTGAACTGCCTACACCACTAGAAGCCGTAAAGTTTGAAATGGATCAAAGAGAACTGAGCCGTAAAGATATGCAAGCATACTTTGGGCCTGCATCTCGAGTATCAGAAATATTAAATGGCAAACGCGCAATGAGCGCTGAAATGCTACGTAAACTGCATCATGGTCTGGGTATTTCTGGAGAAGTCTTACTTCAAGAGCAATCGGAATTAAATCTGAGCCAACCAGAAATTCAATATGCGAAGTTCCCATTACGCCAAATGTCAGATAATGGTTACTTTACTGACAGCAAGCATCATGTATCAAGTGCTTTAAAAGACCTAAAAGAGTACGCGGAAGATTTAGTAAAACCACTACTTGATAGTTTTGGTGTTATTCCTGAGAGAGCACTTTTAAAAACAGCTGTTCATGGCAACTCAGCTAAAGCAATGGATCCAAACGCGCTATCTGCTTGGTTTGCTATTGTCCATAAAAAATCGCTCGATGAAAGACTAGAGTGTAAATATGAAAAATCCCTACTAACTGATGATTTTATGAAGCAACTGGCTTCACTATCAACTCTTAACAATGGTGCTCCATTAGCAAAAGAAAAGCTCAATAATATAGGTATTCATCTAGTAATAGAGAAGCACCTTCCAAAGACCTATCTTGATGGTGCAGCTTTTATGTCGAAAAACAACCATCCAATAATTGCTTTAACACTTCGATACGACAGAGAAGATAACTTCTGGTTTACCTTAATGCACGAGCTGTATCACGTTAAACTGCACCTGAACAAAGACGAGGTATTTTATGATGATACCGAACAGCATGCTTTGGAATTAGACAGCATGGAGAAAGAAGCTGATGATTCAGCCAGAGAAACGCTTATTCCTTCGAGCTTATGGAGAGAAATAAAACCAGCTTTAGTGTCTCCTGCACACGTTCAGTATCAAGCAAAGCTAGCTAATAGATCACCTTCAATTTTGGCTGGAAGATTCCGGAAAGAAGATGGCAACTACAGGACATTCGCAAGATTGATTGGGCAGGGAGAGGTAAGAAAGCACTTTAAATTCACATAA
- a CDS encoding four helix bundle protein → MNDTPALILDEKIRAMLEYGYGAILQFPKYERHVLGAEIKPLTYARD, encoded by the coding sequence ATGAATGATACACCCGCTCTTATTCTTGATGAGAAGATACGAGCCATGCTTGAGTATGGTTATGGTGCAATATTGCAATTTCCAAAATATGAACGGCATGTGTTGGGGGCTGAAATTAAGCCCCTAACTTACGCTAGGGACTAG
- a CDS encoding IS3 family transposase (programmed frameshift), which produces MTTKKTRIKHALEFKAEALKLADKVGVAAAARQLSLHESQIYGWRKAVKKDAKISDRERELATENAKLKRLLAEQTEELDIGKKGRHLLREKSKVDCYEFMLEHLMQYRVVRMVKVFGVSRSGFYYWIDNRHKVTQRNEHRKQLDSKVREVFDDKKERDGARRIQKELEANGNKHDVKTIAASMKRQSLIAKAARKFKCTTDSKHRLPIASNLLEQDFNATAPNQKWAGDITYLATSEGWMYLAVVIDLYSRQVVGWSMGTRMTANLVCDALSMALFRRGMPEGVIIHSDRGSQYCSKDYRDLISAHNLKQSMSRKGNCWDNACVESFFHSMKVEAVQYEPIMTREEMRQALFEYIEVDYNRTRRHSALGYVSPVNFETQYVA; this is translated from the exons ATGACAACTAAAAAAACACGAATCAAACATGCTCTTGAATTCAAAGCCGAAGCGCTTAAATTAGCAGATAAAGTCGGTGTCGCTGCTGCCGCACGACAACTATCGTTACATGAATCTCAAATCTATGGATGGCGTAAAGCCGTCAAAAAAGACGCGAAAATCAGCGATAGAGAAAGAGAACTCGCCACTGAAAATGCCAAACTCAAACGATTACTGGCTGAGCAAACTGAAGAGCTAGATATTG GTAAAAAAGGCCGCCACCTACTTCGCGAAAAATCTAAAGTAGATTGTTATGAGTTTATGCTCGAACACCTTATGCAGTATAGAGTTGTCCGTATGGTTAAGGTGTTTGGGGTTTCTCGAAGTGGGTTTTATTATTGGATTGATAATCGCCATAAAGTCACTCAACGCAACGAGCACCGAAAGCAGCTTGATAGCAAAGTTAGAGAAGTCTTTGATGATAAAAAAGAACGCGATGGTGCAAGGCGTATTCAAAAAGAACTTGAGGCAAATGGTAATAAGCACGATGTAAAAACCATTGCCGCGAGCATGAAACGTCAGAGCTTAATCGCGAAGGCCGCCCGTAAGTTCAAATGTACAACAGACAGTAAGCATAGGCTTCCTATTGCCTCGAACTTGCTTGAGCAAGACTTTAATGCGACAGCACCAAACCAAAAATGGGCTGGAGATATTACCTATCTAGCGACAAGCGAAGGTTGGATGTATTTAGCGGTTGTTATCGACTTGTACTCACGGCAAGTAGTTGGTTGGTCAATGGGCACCAGAATGACCGCGAATCTGGTCTGTGATGCGCTATCAATGGCATTGTTCCGTAGAGGCATGCCCGAAGGGGTGATTATCCATAGTGATAGAGGTAGTCAATATTGTTCAAAAGACTACAGAGACTTAATCTCAGCTCATAATCTAAAACAAAGTATGAGTAGGAAGGGGAATTGCTGGGATAACGCATGTGTTGAAAGCTTTTTCCACTCAATGAAAGTAGAAGCCGTCCAATACGAGCCGATAATGACGCGAGAAGAGATGCGCCAAGCACTTTTTGAATATATCGAAGTTGATTATAATCGAACAAGAAGGCACAGTGCTCTTGGGTATGTAAGCCCAGTTAACTTTGAAACACAATATGTCGCTTAA
- a CDS encoding TA system antitoxin ParD family protein, whose amino-acid sequence MATTSVRLDESLVDRAATIGTALNRTTPKQIEHWAKIGKIMEDNPDLTYEFVLQAIIAKAELEHGNTTSYEFSESNKD is encoded by the coding sequence ATGGCTACTACAAGCGTTAGACTTGATGAGAGCCTAGTAGATAGAGCTGCAACCATTGGAACAGCTTTAAATCGAACGACCCCCAAGCAAATTGAGCATTGGGCGAAAATAGGCAAGATCATGGAGGATAACCCTGACTTAACCTACGAGTTCGTACTGCAGGCAATCATCGCTAAAGCCGAATTAGAGCACGGGAATACGACCTCTTATGAATTTAGCGAAAGTAACAAAGATTGA
- a CDS encoding type II toxin-antitoxin system RelE/ParE family toxin, translating to MNLAKVTKIEQTTTFAKTVKKLHKNQKQDLDKAVKEVIENPFIGVMKKGDLSFLRVHKFKMNKQLTLLGYNYDEDGTLVLTLLALGSHENFYRDASRTFR from the coding sequence ATGAATTTAGCGAAAGTAACAAAGATTGAGCAAACTACGACATTTGCCAAGACCGTAAAAAAGCTACACAAAAACCAGAAACAAGATCTAGATAAAGCAGTGAAAGAGGTTATAGAAAACCCTTTTATTGGCGTGATGAAGAAAGGCGATTTGTCTTTTCTTAGGGTGCACAAGTTTAAGATGAACAAGCAGCTCACCTTGCTTGGGTACAACTACGATGAAGACGGGACGTTAGTCCTGACCTTATTGGCGTTGGGCAGTCATGAAAACTTTTATCGAGATGCATCCAGAACATTTAGATAA
- a CDS encoding HipA N-terminal domain-containing protein: MVSNLTVLMNGLRVGTLSKASNGAHSFVYSETWLTQRGRRPISLSLPLRSDRFEGDEVFNFFDNLLPDNPAVRDRIVARHQASTTQPFDLLAKVGRDAVGAITLLPEDEPIPDHTIIDAKPLTDDEVEAVLKGYLSDAPLGMIDEQDDFRISIAGQQEKTALLWHNGCWNIPKGLTPTTHIIKLPIGELPTAHCDLLVANDMRVLAVERFDRRLSSDGSL, encoded by the coding sequence ATGGTGAGCAACCTGACTGTTTTGATGAACGGTCTGCGCGTTGGCACGTTAAGTAAGGCGAGTAATGGTGCTCATTCGTTTGTCTACAGTGAGACGTGGTTGACACAACGAGGTCGTCGCCCAATCTCTCTGTCGTTACCATTGCGAAGCGACCGCTTTGAGGGTGATGAAGTTTTCAACTTTTTTGACAACCTCTTACCTGACAACCCAGCAGTACGCGATAGAATTGTGGCGCGTCACCAAGCCTCGACCACACAACCCTTCGATCTGTTAGCAAAGGTGGGACGAGACGCAGTAGGAGCGATCACTTTATTGCCAGAAGATGAGCCCATCCCTGACCATACGATCATTGATGCTAAACCGCTGACTGATGATGAGGTAGAAGCGGTTTTGAAAGGTTATCTCTCGGATGCACCGTTGGGCATGATTGATGAACAGGACGACTTTCGAATCTCGATTGCGGGTCAGCAAGAAAAGACCGCGCTGCTTTGGCATAACGGTTGTTGGAATATTCCTAAAGGGCTAACACCTACCACTCACATCATTAAGTTGCCGATAGGGGAGTTACCCACCGCTCACTGCGACCTTTTGGTCGCCAACGATATGCGAGTCTTAGCTGTGGAGCGCTTTGATCGTCGATTATCAAGCGATGGCAGTCTCTAA